The DNA region TTTGAAGGAATCCTGGCTAGAGCTAACATTTCTTCTTTGCCCAAAATTTTGCCTTCAAAAATGCCACCGATTATTGAGAACTTTCCTTCAAATTCTTTTTGGATAGAATTTGCTTGCCTTCCGGCTTCAAGGGGTTCTACACCAAGAGCGTGAACAATGCTAAGCTCACCTTGGAATTCTGGGGTCTCCCCAAAACCACTGTCAGCAAGCGCTTTTTTGACCAAAGTCTTTTTTGCTACCTGATACGACACACCCGCTTCCTTGAATTTCTTTCTCAAAGAGGTAGTTTCAGATACATTTAGACCATGGAAGTTGGTGAAAATCACCTCGGCACCTGAAGAGAATACATTCTTCAAGCCCTCAAGAACCTGTGATTTTTTTTGTTTTGTTATAGCCACAAATACGTAAGTATTATCCCAACGCTAATAATAAATCGACCTCTTTTAAAAGGCCTAAACAAAAAATGAATTTACCTCGAGAGGCTAGAATTTAATTAAGACTTTTCAGTCACCTCTTGTCTCTGGCCTTATAGATTAGATATTAATTGACCGTATCTTTAAAGTCAAGTTAAATCGCCAGGAAAAGGATGAGAACAATGCTTGTTGAAATTATCAACAAGAAACCAAAAATAAATTTTAAAAAAGCTCTGCTAAAATACTTTTTCATTATTCAACCTAGTATACTATTTCAAACTTCCGAGAAAAAGAGCCATTTGAGCCCGCGTGTTGAGAAGGCAGACTGTGTTGAATATTGGCTTCGTCCACCGCTCTTAGAGCGCCATTATTGAGAAAAACTTTGGCATCAAAAATTTCTCCAGCGCTGGAACTCCTGTCCCTCGGCTTCATCGTTAAAGTAATGGTCCGAGTACTGTTCATAGGAATAAAATAAGAGAAACCACCAAAACGAAGGGTGTACTCACCTTTCGCGTTTTCAAAAAAATCGCTATGTTGCGGATCTATACGAGCCAGAATTTTTCCCCCAGCAGAAAGTGTTATTTCCCCTACATAGCGCCAAATCCGTTCGTCAAAAGTCACATCAATTCTTCTGACTTCAATATCCGACCGAAGTGACTTAACTGAAAAAGATAAAAGTGTATTACTAAAAGTGTTGCCGATATTCATCCTGACTACACTCGAGCCACTTATCGGCTCAAGCACAACAACCGCCTCGCGACTTGATGTGACAGGCGCAAAATCCTGCCCAGAAGAATAAGCCCCTAAAACCTGGCCTTGAGAAAAGAGAGATGACTCCCGCATAAGAGAATTGATAATTTGAGAAATTCTCTGGATTTCGGATTTGGCAGCTTCTGGTGAAATCCTCCCAGATTGAATATCTTGGCTCAAATTTGAAACCATAATGGAAACAACGCCTATTTCTCTTTGAAGTTCAACAAAAGAAATCGCGGCTTCAGCCCTCTGAAAAGATACAGAAATTCCCAAGACGATTACGAGGGAAAGCAGTGTTTTAGCTTGATATTTCATATTTTTATATTGTATATCAAAAAATACAAAAAGTCAACAGTTTCCCGTTGACTTTTTGTATCAAACAAAACTTGAGAAAGTTTTATTGTTTCTTCTTTTTTAGGACCAAAAAGATTATGATGGCGAGAATCAAAATCAGAATCAGCCAAAGCCAGGATCTGCTTCCCTCGTCCTCGCTTTCTTCTACGACCTCTTCCAGATTCTCATTTGCCACTACTTCGACTTGCTCTTCCTCCACAGGTTCCAATTCTTGAGCTTCGACAGACTCACCCAAAACAACCCCTTCTACAAATACCGCTCTCTCCGTACCTGATTCGGCCATAGCCAACCTCTTGTTTAATTCCGATTGTAAAAGAGCGATCATTTGTTCTATTAGATTTCTTAATTCTTCGCGAAGACCCTCTAAATCATCTTCGGAATCAGCGCCAAGAACAAGTCCACCACCGCCGCCACGGTTAAAATCACCAGAACGACCGCCACCAGAAGAACCGCCTCCGTCATTACCGCCACCGCCGCCATTACCACCATCGTCGTCGCCACCGCCAATTTTGTCTCTATCAATTTCTATGCCATCTACTGGACCTTTAATATCTCCATCTTTTGTACCGCCACCAGGATCTGGGATAGTAAATTCAGAACCCTCTTTACAGCTCTGCCAAATAGCCAAGAAATAATTAAAGTCATCAGAATTTATAACACCGTCATCGTTGAAATCAGCAGAGTCTTCACCGGCATTATAGGCATTTAGAAAAGCCAAAATATCCAGAGAATTGTATGTCCCGTCACCGTTAAAATCAGCCCTTAAGCAATCTTTGCAGCCCATCCAAATAGACAAGAATAGTTTGAAATCGGCCTCATCAATAACCCCATTCTCGTCAACATCAGTTGAAAGGTCTTCTTCGTTCCAAGCGTTTAGAAAATCTAAAATATCCCGAGTATCAATGATTGAGTCTTCATTGAAATCAGCAACCGAACATTTAGACGGCAACAAATCTTCACTTATTTGTTCATGTCCAACAATTTCTGGCTGAAATAGTTCTTGCTCTCCAGCTGTAAATCCAGAAGAACTAACAAGGGCTTCCGAAACCACTTCTCCCGATTCTAAAGATTCAGAATCTGGAGAAACTTCCGGCAAAACAACCACTTCTGTTTCGACAACCTCGGCTTCTACTTCCGGGTCAACGACAAATACACCGGTTGTTTCGGTTTCCAAAACCGTTACTTGCCTTACTTCCGACATAAGAGAGAGGTCGGCTCCGGAAATTCCCGGCATAAAGCCGATTGAAAAGATTAGAGCAAGATATGTAATCCTTTCAGTAATATTCTTGTTTTTCATATTTTTTATTAGGTTCTAATAATCTTTATAATACTATAATAAGATACAAAAAAAAGCAAGAGTAAAAAGCAAATTAGGGCAAAACAAAAACCCCCAAAGTCCATTCGGACTTGGGGGGTTTCTGCGACTTGGCTAAGTAGAGCCCTATTTCTCTTTTTGTCTTTGCCTAAAGTCTGTAATCTATCCTGTAATCCTTTGTAAGATTACGGGAAGGATACGTCTGAAGTCCTCCATTCTAGGAGGGGTACCATATGTGTGTGCATTGCCTTTCCAACCTAGATTGTCTGGTAGTATTTAAAGAAACTGTTCAAAACACACCATAATCGATTTGCATTTCAAACGCGAGTTTTCATAATTTTACATATACTGCATTAGCAATAAAAAGGTCAGTGGGTTTTAGACATTACAAAATTTTAATCAATACAAAAACCCGCCGATAAGGCGGGTTTTTGTATGCTTTAGACCATTCTCATGGAAATGACCTAAGCTTTTGAGTTTCAGAATTTGGCTAAACTTACAGAGTTTGAACTACATGCAGACTACCTATACCGGAAGTCAAAGTGTTGGCGGTGTTAGCCGCATTGGTACTTCCAAACTTAATTCCGGTAATCCTCATTTCGCTTATCACTGGATTGGAACCAACTGCTGACCTCAAAATTCCTGTGTAGATAAACGTTCTGGAGACCCCTGGGGCAATGAAGTATGAGGTTGAGGTGTCACCAGCAGGAGTTTCACCTACAGTATTTACAACTGTAATAGTTGAGGAAGCATAGGTTGAGGATGTTGCTAATGCTTGTCCTGGGGTCTTGTGGATAAAGACATCTGTGTTGCCAGTGTTAGTCAGAGTAACAGTAAAGGTTGCTGTACAGAACGGATTGTAACCAGAGTCTGCATTTCTAACAACACAACCTGATGTCACGGCTGACATAGAAGAAGCTCCTAAACCTGCCTGTAGGAAGGTCCGATCTGAGCTAGTTACATCAACAGCGTTTGAAACTGTAAGAGAATTGAAGTTTGTGTCAATTCCAGCGATAGTTGAAGCGTCCAAGGTGGTAGAAGCTACTACTCCACCTGAAATATCAGCTCCGGCAACGTTAGCAGTCAAAGTAAACTCAACCCACTGGTCAACCGGTAAAGGTACCTGCAAGTTGGTAAACTCTGTGGTTGAAGCTAGAGTGGAAGCACCATAATTGAAGCTTCCAGACTGCAAGCGAACGTTACTAAAGAGAGTTCCCGCTGCCGGGCCACCTCCTCCGGTCGAAGCTTGTGTCTGAATAGTAAAGTGTATGGTTTCAAGCGTACCTGAAGTGTTCTGAGATTTGATTCTAAACCTACCTAGAACAACATTTTCTGTTTGAGTCGTTCCAGCTGCAACAGAAGTAAATCCAGCTGTAGGACTGTTAGGACTGGAGCTGGTATAGATGTCAGCAACTGAACCTGTGTCTGGAAGAGTAAAGGTAAAGGTTGCGCTAGGACCAATGGTCTCAGAGAAACCGATGCCGTTTACAGTTCTAATTCCACCGGTTGGGATGCTGGTAGTGATTGTCTGTCCGGTAATCTTGTCTGAAGAAGCAAGGACAGAAACAGCTACTACTAAGTCAACATCTGTGCCCGGAGAAACAACCAAGTTTACACCTTCAAAGCGAACTCGATAATCAGAACCTACTGTTACTTCAGTAGCATCAGATGAACCAGAAAGTGTTTTGGTGGCCAAAACATTACCGCTTCCATCTCTAAGCTGAACTTGGCTCATTGTTAACCAAGGTCGTTCGTTAAACTTAACTTCTACTCTATCAACTCTTACTGGACCAGAGGAAGCTTTAAGTCTTGTGGAAAGAACGTTTTTTGTTTCGCCTTTCTTTACAGCTGTACCACTGCTTACCAAAGCAGAAGTACTGATTGTGATAGAACCGTCACCAGTCAAGGTAGTTGGTGGTGTAGTGGTGCCATCACATCTCGCACCTGTGGTTGGGCTAAAGCCAACGGTTGAAGTACATCCTTCTGGAAGTCCTGATGGAGGAGGAGGTGTAACTCCTGCTGTCAAGGCAGCATGTCTTGCTATAGATATTGGACCAAAGAAACCAACGGCTGGAGCAACTCCATTAGCAGCTTGCCATGCGGCAACCGCGTTTTGGGTTACTGGACCAAAGTATCCAGTCGAGCCACCCGCAAAGGTGAAGTGACCGGTACTTGTCAAGTAATTTTGCAAGCAAGTTACATCAGCTCCACTTGAACCAACGGTCAAGCTTCGAGTGAAAGTACAAGCAGCTCCGGAACCGGAACCACCGCCTTGCAAAGCAGCAAGTTGGGCCAACAATGTATTGATCATGGCCTGAAGCTCATCAACAGTTTGAGCTGAAGCTGGAGTAGCTACTCCAACGGCGCCCATAACCATTGCCAAGCCTACGAAACCTGCAACAATTTTTAATTTAAAACTCATTTTTAATAATTATTTTCTCCCCGTTTACTGGTAAAAGTTTTTGGAGAGAATCTTAATAACTCGCCGGACTTCGACAAAAGCCGGCGTTGTGCTGATAATTTTCTTTTCCAGCACCAACTTTGTATTCGGGCTCTCAAATACAAAGTTGGTGCTGGAAATTTGCTGATAAATTTTTAACCAACTTTTCGATCTCCTCGACTAAAGTGGACCGAAAATTTAGTTGATAAATTTTAGACTGAATTTCAACAAGACAACCACATTAAGGACAATCCCGAAATCTCTGAAAAAGATATTTTAATCTCGCAAACGAATATTTAATTTTCAAAGTACCCGAATTGTCAGAATCTGGCAGAAACTCTACAGACCGGGCAGCTATTCTAAGACGATAATCTACTGCCTTGCTTACAGGATTTCTAGCCATTACAAGCTTATCTGTATTCGGAACAGTATACCACAAAACAACCTAAAAGCAACGTGCTTGATATACCTCTCCCGACAAGTCAATTTTACATAAAAAGACAGCCGGAACCAACGATATGGTTGTGGATAACTCTAAAATTAGGGTTTGGGGTATGGGGGTTGGGGTTTAGGGTATGGGGAAATACAAAACTAAACGCTGATCTTCTAGACCGCTCCAACCCAATTTACCTATACCCTATTGGCTGTCCCCTATTTGGCTGTCCCCTATTTTAAAGATTTAATGAATACCGACTCCATCTTCGCTCCCCCTCTTTCTTGAGAATTCCACTTTTTACCATGAAGATTAGCTCCCTCTGAATGGTTTTTTCACTGCAGTCTTTTATATTATCAGAAATGTCTTTTATAGAAGCCGATTTTTTGTCTTTTATAATATCTAAAATCTTTATCTGCCTTTTATTTTTTCGCTCTTTGCCAAATTTTTCATCCTTGTCTTTACCTTGTCCTACGTGATTAATCTTGATTTCTTGATTTGACGCGCCATTATGTCCTTTATCGTAATTTAATTTATTTCTCTCATCAGTCTGACCCACATTGTCTTTTTCAAATTGTCCTATAAGCCCATGATTCTGGACGAAAAAGAAGTCGTTTGATAAACCGTTTTTACCCCCCAAATCACAACGCTCTAAATAGGAGTTAGCTAATCCGGCCATCTTCTCAATCTCTTTTTTTAATATATCAAGATTCATTTGTGAAATAAGACCAGCAAAAAAAGAAGTTTCAAGGAAAGAATCAACTTTCAAAAGCTGATTCTCCCACTGATCCAACCAGCTTTTTTTGCCAACTTTGGCA from Candidatus Paceibacterota bacterium includes:
- a CDS encoding GC-type dockerin domain-anchored protein, coding for MKNKNITERITYLALIFSIGFMPGISGADLSLMSEVRQVTVLETETTGVFVVDPEVEAEVVETEVVVLPEVSPDSESLESGEVVSEALVSSSGFTAGEQELFQPEIVGHEQISEDLLPSKCSVADFNEDSIIDTRDILDFLNAWNEEDLSTDVDENGVIDEADFKLFLSIWMGCKDCLRADFNGDGTYNSLDILAFLNAYNAGEDSADFNDDGVINSDDFNYFLAIWQSCKEGSEFTIPDPGGGTKDGDIKGPVDGIEIDRDKIGGGDDDGGNGGGGGNDGGGSSGGGRSGDFNRGGGGGLVLGADSEDDLEGLREELRNLIEQMIALLQSELNKRLAMAESGTERAVFVEGVVLGESVEAQELEPVEEEQVEVVANENLEEVVEESEDEGSRSWLWLILILILAIIIFLVLKKKKQ
- a CDS encoding peptidoglycan-binding domain-containing protein, coding for MSFKLKIVAGFVGLAMVMGAVGVATPASAQTVDELQAMINTLLAQLAALQGGGSGSGAACTFTRSLTVGSSGADVTCLQNYLTSTGHFTFAGGSTGYFGPVTQNAVAAWQAANGVAPAVGFFGPISIARHAALTAGVTPPPPSGLPEGCTSTVGFSPTTGARCDGTTTPPTTLTGDGSITISTSALVSSGTAVKKGETKNVLSTRLKASSGPVRVDRVEVKFNERPWLTMSQVQLRDGSGNVLATKTLSGSSDATEVTVGSDYRVRFEGVNLVVSPGTDVDLVVAVSVLASSDKITGQTITTSIPTGGIRTVNGIGFSETIGPSATFTFTLPDTGSVADIYTSSSPNSPTAGFTSVAAGTTQTENVVLGRFRIKSQNTSGTLETIHFTIQTQASTGGGGPAAGTLFSNVRLQSGSFNYGASTLASTTEFTNLQVPLPVDQWVEFTLTANVAGADISGGVVASTTLDASTIAGIDTNFNSLTVSNAVDVTSSDRTFLQAGLGASSMSAVTSGCVVRNADSGYNPFCTATFTVTLTNTGNTDVFIHKTPGQALATSSTYASSTITVVNTVGETPAGDTSTSYFIAPGVSRTFIYTGILRSAVGSNPVISEMRITGIKFGSTNAANTANTLTSGIGSLHVVQTL
- the rplJ gene encoding 50S ribosomal protein L10; protein product: MAITKQKKSQVLEGLKNVFSSGAEVIFTNFHGLNVSETTSLRKKFKEAGVSYQVAKKTLVKKALADSGFGETPEFQGELSIVHALGVEPLEAGRQANSIQKEFEGKFSIIGGIFEGKILGKEEMLALARIPSKKILYSQFVNLINSPIQRLAISLNQIAEKKS